Below is a genomic region from Raphanus sativus cultivar WK10039 unplaced genomic scaffold, ASM80110v3 Scaffold2771, whole genome shotgun sequence.
TTGAGCGTTGAGGATAACAAAGGAAACACGCCGTTGCATATTGCCGCGAAGAAAGGCCGTACTAAGATAGTGAGGTGTTTGGTATCGTTTGATGGAGTTAACCTCAATGCTCTGAACAAGGCTGGAGATACTGCACTTGATATAGCTGAAAAGATTGGAAACGCAGAGCTTGTGTTGGCTTTGAAGGAAGCAGGAGCTGCTACAGCTAAAGATCTTGGGAAGCCTCGGAACCCAGCTAAACAGCTTAAGCAGACGGTGAGCGACATTAGACACGAGGTGCAGTCTCAGCTCCAACAGTCACGCCAAACAGGTGCTAGAGTTCAGAGGATAGCAAAGAGACTCAAGAAGCTTCACATAAACGGTCTGAACAACGCTATAAACTCAGCAACCGTCGTAGCTGTCCTGATCGCAACGGTTGCATTTGCGGCGATTTTCACCATACCTGGACAGTACGAAGAGGACGGGACAAAAGGAGTGTTGGTGTTAGGAGAAGCTAGGATAGCCAACGAGGCCCCGTTCTTGGTCTTCTTTATATTCGACAGCTTGGCGCTGTTCATatctttggcggttgttgtggTGCAGACATCGGTTGTGGTGATAGAGCAGAAGGCTAAGAAGAAGCTTGTGTTTGTGATCAACAAGCTCATGTGGTTGGCTTGTTTGTTCATATCCATTGCCTTTGTCTCTCTTTCGTTTGTCGTTGTGGGTAAGGAGGATATGTGGCTGGCGATTTGCGCAACGGTTATCGGAGGGACGATCATGCTGACAACGATAGGTGCAATGTGTTACTGTGTGGTGATGCATAGGATTGAGGAATGTAAGCTGAAACAAATGAGAAAAGAGAGAAGCAAATCTAGGTCTTTCTCACTCTCTCATATGCCTTCAGAGTCAGAGATTCTCAACGGTGAACTCAACAAGAGAATGTATGCACTCTGATGAGACTAAGTTGAATACACGTTACATGAAGCAAACCTATAGTTTCCGACACAAAATGTATTTCCTAAAGAGTCAAATAACGAATAAAATTGCATTTATTTTTGTGATGGTTCATCTGCTCTAAAGATCTAAGTTTAAAACTGTTAATGTCACAAGAGGGTCTCTCATCACTGGCTTTTACCTTGACTAACCGAGTCTTCAGTTCTTGGTCTAGTGCTTCCATGACGGCTTTTATCTGTTTGATGACGACGCGAACCGCCTAGGTTCTTTGTTAGGTGTTTAGGTTTGGATTCAAGGAGGCATGCTTTAGCTGAGTAGCAGTGACGGACTTTGATAGAGTGGCTTGTCATTGTAGTTGAGCAGCTTCCTCTAATGTTCACCAACAGGATCGCTTCTTTATCTCGTGTGTCTTCACACCACCAACTCTGTGGGATGCCGTCAACACACTCTTCCATTGTGTGAAAATCCTCGTGATGAACCTTCACACCCACGGTTCCTTCCGGGCTTATCATCCCTGCTGCTGGCGTGACctacaagaaaacacaattATTTGAATACTTACATGAAGTTTTCTTGGAGGGGAGAAAGAAAGACAAATACAATAAATACCTCAAGCCAGCGAGGTAGACCAAAGGAGCCACGTGGAGTATAATCAGACTCTTCACCATCATCCTTTACTATAGTAAGACCACCACAGAGAATACTAAACAAGGCTTTGCTGGTGGTTGAAGTGTTCGTGATTGTTAGTATAACTGTGTCCTGACTCTGGAGAACAATGCTGTTAGTGCTCACAGTTGTTTCCGGAACAAACTTTAGATCCTCGAATATGGATCTTATTTTCTCATTGGTTCTTATTATATTCCCCAGCTCCTGTCTCCTCACAGATTTATCAACGTGAGCTATGGTTGCATGCAATTTGCAGCGTACAGGCTTGTGATCGCTCTCAACAACATCCATGCAAGCTTCATACATTATAACCGATGAAACCACAGGGCACTGCAAGTTGCTCTCTGAGAAAGGACTTGCTTGAGTGTCTCTATATATAACTCTGTCACACCATGCAGGGATTCGCTTCTTCTCTCCTGAATCGTATCCTGGAGAGAGTACAGAACACAAAGTCTATATATAACTCTGTCACACCAATGCAGTGAACTACATTTCAAATACACACTTACCTCCTAGGCCTGGGCGGTTCCTTTCAAACTTGTAAGTGGGAGGGAAAGTGACTAATGCCTCACGCATTCCCTGGAAGACTTTTCCAGCTTTCATCTCTTGTCTAAGTTGGTCTCTTTCTCTGAGCCAGTCGAAGGAACGTTGTGAAATGAAGTCTCTAGCTTCATCATAGGTTATACCATAAAGCCTATAGTTAAAATCACCAAAAAATGCGATCAGGTCTGCTGCTGCTAAATCAGACTTTACTTCTTCAGTGCCGGTGGTTGGATTCTGGAGAAGCAGAGAAATATGTTCAGTACAAAAAAAGGAACCAATTAAGATAAATGGTGATATGATAAAGAACATACAGTGGTAGTCTTTAGTGTATAAGCTGTCGTAGAGACACCAGCTGCAAGAGAGAGGGCCCACGGCAAACCAGAAGAATAAAGCAGCCAAAATAAATATGTGGAAAAGCCAAGTGAGCAAGACAAGAACAGTAACAACACCATACCAGCTGCAGTGTTACTTAGGTTCTGTCCTTTGGAAAACACCATTAACCGGAAAATGTGATTGAAATCGGCGTTTCTGCGGTTAACTGCCTCCAAATGTGCAGCCAAATGGCAATTCACAAAGCACATGATTCTGTCATAAACTCTGATTCTCAGTCCCACACCTCCCTGATTTTGACAAAACAATGCGTTACTGAAGGTAAACCGAACAAAAATACATCACATCCTCATTTGCATTTTCACAGTCACACAAGACAGCAAATGATAATGAAATGCCAAAGGCCTAAGCGCATATAGGCTCCATAAtcagaatttaaaataaatgaagatGAGATAGTATATAAGACATACCTTGTTGCCAATGGCACGTCCAAAGCCACATGGGACTGCTGCAACATCAAGATCACCAACATGTGTTCTAATCTTCTTCCTCGCCCTACAGACAGTTACAACACACAATGAGTTAAAACATAGAAAGGAAAACAACTGCTGATATTGTAGTAACGTAGACTTTACAAACGTGTGTTACAAGCTAATCACTAGAATGCAACAAATTACAGAAGTTTCACTTACCAAAGAGATATCAGAAGCCCTGCCAACTGCCTTGAACCCATACGCTCGAAAGTGTTCTTCTCATCAAGTGCTTTTCCAATTGCATCAATCCACCATTGCCCCACTACACTTCCTTCAAGTCCAACCTACATACACAGCACTCGTTTATTCTTTGACCTattatcatttaataaaaaacaagCTTTGCACTCAAGcaacaagataaaaaaaaaatactaaaaaggAGTTATTACCGTTTCCTTAGCAGCAGACATGGCAAGGAAACCTGCCCCCATATCCACTTCTTGCAACCCAACAACGACAATACCAACGTCTGATGAAACAGAGCCAAGCCAAGTCATAAGCGCATCGTGTGAAGCCCTTCCTTGACCAACGTTCCAAGTACCAATCAAGATCCTAACATTATCTTGTCTAGCATACAAAGCCTCCTTGTGAGACAACTCTGTTCTGATTATATTGTCCACGGGTCCCGCAGACGTCACATACCATCCACGCACTCCACCATGAGTAGCCAAACTAAAAACGAAACCACCACCCGCCGCTAGCTTTATCACAGGCTCATTGTGCGAGACCCAGCTCGCCATCAACTTCCCATCAGAGTCCAAAACCTGGATGTATCCACTCGCGTAACCAACATAGATTCTATCTCCAAAAGTGCAAAAACACAGAACAGGGTTGTGATGATGATTCACATCCCTCAAGCGGCTTCCGCTTCCATCCCACTGGATTATCTGACCACTCATGTTACCAGTCCAGATAGTTCCATCTACAGCTAAGATGATAGCTTCGGTTTTCCTCGTATCTTCCGCAAACCCTCCTGCGCTTCTAGTGGCGACTCGGCGAACAGCTCCCGCAGCTCCCATGATGGCATTACGTGATCGCTGTAGAAACCCCTGTGGTTTCTCCTTTTTGGAGGCTGAGAAGAACTTCAGTTTGGTCTCATCGTCACCTTGTTGGTCTTGTGTAGGTAACATGTCCACACGACACTCGACTTGCCCGTCGACGTTTAAGACTTTCAAGAGGTCTTTACTCCTAGCATCCCTGTACATAATCAATAAAGTGATTAAAAGGAACAGAACATTGACTAAGTGTATTGAAACATACCATATTGAGAATGAGAGTGACTGAACAGCCCACACTTTAGCTCTCACTAAATCGGTTAACAAGAACTTGACCTCTGAGGAAGATATGCTACATGTCCCGTTGACAGTAACTTGAGTTCTGAGATCAATGGCAGACCTCTCCACTAACAACGCAGCCATGTGTTTCTCCGCTGGTTTAAGCAAAAGAGATTTCTCTAACGTGTCCCAAGGCCATATCTTGATCACACCTCCTTCAGAACATGACCACATGTCACCTACATcatcataaacataaacataagtatgTTGAACAAGAACATATCTtttatgtcaaaaaaaaaaaagtaaactaaCCATAAGAGCTAATGACAATAGAATTCACGGGACCACGATGAGCTAGCCACGAGATTCGTTCCTTGAAAGGCTCTGAATCATCATCAGACGCCTCACAAGGCTGCTCCGGATCCATCTTCCAAGCCCGGATCTTACCATCCTTGTGGCCACTCCACAAAAGCTTGTTGCTTTGATCAGCCACCAAACACATTGTGGGTGAAGTAGCAACCGACTCACGAAACGGCGCCGTATCCTCATCACCACGCCGTACTTGTCCGCCGATCCCACACCCTGCGTCGTACGCCTCTTCTAAACTCCACACCCTAACGCCGTTCTCTTGACCAGCCCATAGCTGCGTCTCCGTGCAAGCGATGTTCCTCAAGAACCTCCCCGTCTGCGTCTCCCTCAGCGGATGCGGCCTCAGCTCGAGACACGGCGGCCTTCCGGGATGCACCGCCGCGCGCACCGGAACTTTGAATATCCCGGCGCCGCCTCCGGCTCCGATAAACTCCGGGAGCGGCTCGACGTCGTCTTCTCCGACGCCGGCGTTAGGAGGAGGCGCGACGACGGCGTAATCCTCGCCTCCGTTGATGACTCCGTCGGAGACTGTTTCGGTGATGCCGGCGATGATTCCTCCGGTGGAGAATTCGTCGTCGGAGGAGTCGAAGTaaacggcggcggcggcggaggaatCGAAGTAAACGGCGTCGTTTCCGAGCGTGGCGGATCGGGGGACCTCGTCGAGGCTGTGCTTGCGGATCTCGCTGTGCGGCTTCTGGTGGTCGAACTGGACGCTGTAGGAATGCGTCTTGCGGTGGAGAGGAACGGGGACGAGCGAGGCCAGCGCCTCCTCGTCTTCTCCTTCGATGATTGGAGTATCCATGGATGATCACAGAAACTCAACGATTGGGGGGAGGAGAAAATGAGAGTGAGAGAAGTCTGGAGAAAGAGAGGGGAGCACGTCGAAAGACG
It encodes:
- the LOC108823095 gene encoding type I inositol polyphosphate 5-phosphatase 13 isoform X1, with the translated sequence MDTPIIEGEDEEALASLVPVPLHRKTHSYSVQFDHQKPHSEIRKHSLDEVPRSATLGNDAVYFDSSAAAAVYFDSSDDEFSTGGIIAGITETVSDGVINGGEDYAVVAPPPNAGVGEDDVEPLPEFIGAGGGAGIFKVPVRAAVHPGRPPCLELRPHPLRETQTGRFLRNIACTETQLWAGQENGVRVWSLEEAYDAGCGIGGQVRRGDEDTAPFRESVATSPTMCLVADQSNKLLWSGHKDGKIRAWKMDPEQPCEASDDDSEPFKERISWLAHRGPVNSIVISSYGDMWSCSEGGVIKIWPWDTLEKSLLLKPAEKHMAALLVERSAIDLRTQVTVNGTCSISSSEVKFLLTDLVRAKVWAVQSLSFSIWDARSKDLLKVLNVDGQVECRVDMLPTQDQQGDDETKLKFFSASKKEKPQGFLQRSRNAIMGAAGAVRRVATRSAGGFAEDTRKTEAIILAVDGTIWTGNMSGQIIQWDGSGSRLRDVNHHHNPVLCFCTFGDRIYVGYASGYIQVLDSDGKLMASWVSHNEPVIKLAAGGGFVFSLATHGGVRGWYVTSAGPVDNIIRTELSHKEALYARQDNVRILIGTWNVGQGRASHDALMTWLGSVSSDVGIVVVGLQEVDMGAGFLAMSAAKETVGLEGSVVGQWWIDAIGKALDEKNTFERMGSRQLAGLLISLWARKKIRTHVGDLDVAAVPCGFGRAIGNKGGVGLRIRVYDRIMCFVNCHLAAHLEAVNRRNADFNHIFRLMVFSKGQNLSNTAAGMVLLLFLSCSLGFSTYLFWLLYSSGLPWALSLAAGVSTTAYTLKTTTNPTTGTEEVKSDLAAADLIAFFGDFNYRLYGITYDEARDFISQRSFDWLRERDQLRQEMKAGKVFQGMREALVTFPPTYKFERNRPGLGGYDSGEKKRIPAWCDRVIYRDTQASPFSESNLQCPVVSSVIMYEACMDVVESDHKPVRCKLHATIAHVDKSVRRQELGNIIRTNEKIRSIFEDLKFVPETTVSTNSIVLQSQDTVILTITNTSTTSKALFSILCGGLTIVKDDGEESDYTPRGSFGLPRWLEVTPAAGMISPEGTVGVKVHHEDFHTMEECVDGIPQSWWCEDTRDKEAILLVNIRGSCSTTMTSHSIKVRHCYSAKACLLESKPKHLTKNLGGSRRHQTDKSRHGSTRPRTEDSVSQGKSQ
- the LOC108823130 gene encoding ankyrin repeat-containing protein At5g02620-like, yielding MGSLAPVVEDDQHSFLGNSIEVQESLRCVGAAEHHPRKGRPPLEKQVSFQHGTEGRAMERQRSLRGFVEKQKSFRVVIERQLSFMNGERKLMKKNESPGKRGDSPLHIAARTGSLGKVLESIRSCNGAQELKELLSKQNLEGETPLYTAADNGHSLVVEEMLKHMNLETASIAARNGFDPFHVAAKQGHLETLKKLLETFPNLAMTTDMLCTTALHTAATQGHIDVVNLLLKTDSHLAKIAKNNGKTALHSAARMGHVEVVKSLIGNDASIGFRTDKKGQTALHMAVKGKQEGIVLELVRPDPAVLSVEDNKGNTPLHIAAKKGRTKIVRCLVSFDGVNLNALNKAGDTALDIAEKIGNAELVLALKEAGAATAKDLGKPRNPAKQLKQTVSDIRHEVQSQLQQSRQTGARVQRIAKRLKKLHINGLNNAINSATVVAVLIATVAFAAIFTIPGQYEEDGTKGVLVLGEARIANEAPFLVFFIFDSLALFISLAVVVVQTSVVVIEQKAKKKLVFVINKLMWLACLFISIAFVSLSFVVVGKEDMWLAICATVIGGTIMLTTIGAMCYCVVMHRIEECKLKQMRKERSKSRSFSLSHMPSESEILNGELNKRMYAL
- the LOC108823095 gene encoding type I inositol polyphosphate 5-phosphatase 13 isoform X2, which gives rise to MDTPIIEGEDEEALASLVPVPLHRKTHSYSVQFDHQKPHSEIRKHSLDEVPRSATLGNDAVYFDSSAAAAVYFDSSDDEFSTGGIIAGITETVSDGVINGGEDYAVVAPPPNAGVGEDDVEPLPEFIGAGGGAGIFKVPVRAAVHPGRPPCLELRPHPLRETQTGRFLRNIACTETQLWAGQENGVRVWSLEEAYDAGCGIGGQVRRGDEDTAPFRESVATSPTMCLVADQSNKLLWSGHKDGKIRAWKMDPEQPCEASDDDSEPFKERISWLAHRGPVNSIVISSYGDMWSCSEGGVIKIWPWDTLEKSLLLKPAEKHMAALLVERSAIDLRTQVTVNGTCSISSSEVKFLLTDLVRAKVWAVQSLSFSIWDARSKDLLKVLNVDGQVECRVDMLPTQDQQGDDETKLKFFSASKKEKPQGFLQRSRNAIMGAAGAVRRVATRSAGGFAEDTRKTEAIILAVDGTIWTGNMSGQIIQWDGSGSRLRDVNHHHNPVLCFCTFGDRIYVGYASGYIQVLDSDGKLMASWVSHNEPVIKLAAGGGFVFSLATHGGVRGWYVTSAGPVDNIIRTELSHKEALYARQDNVRILIGTWNVGQGRASHDALMTWLGSVSSDVGIVVVGLQEVDMGAGFLAMSAAKETVGLEGSVVGQWWIDAIGKALDEKNTFERMGSRQLAGLLISLWARKKIRTHVGDLDVAAVPCGFGRAIGNKGGVGLRIRVYDRIMCFVNCHLAAHLEAVNRRNADFNHIFRLMVFSKGQNLSNTAAAGVSTTAYTLKTTTNPTTGTEEVKSDLAAADLIAFFGDFNYRLYGITYDEARDFISQRSFDWLRERDQLRQEMKAGKVFQGMREALVTFPPTYKFERNRPGLGGYDSGEKKRIPAWCDRVIYRDTQASPFSESNLQCPVVSSVIMYEACMDVVESDHKPVRCKLHATIAHVDKSVRRQELGNIIRTNEKIRSIFEDLKFVPETTVSTNSIVLQSQDTVILTITNTSTTSKALFSILCGGLTIVKDDGEESDYTPRGSFGLPRWLEVTPAAGMISPEGTVGVKVHHEDFHTMEECVDGIPQSWWCEDTRDKEAILLVNIRGSCSTTMTSHSIKVRHCYSAKACLLESKPKHLTKNLGGSRRHQTDKSRHGSTRPRTEDSVSQGKSQ